A section of the Leishmania braziliensis MHOM/BR/75/M2904 complete genome, chromosome 13 genome encodes:
- a CDS encoding putative MOZ/SAS family acetyltransferase encodes MEVGQRCRLRIADCTSTQATQSSDDIHNDGFAVTGIVVGVRPHAEEPWRLLYYVHCTHIEFGAELARQRRKAAALSWSGTPLGTVGSGTIHSCNELRAISGSFISSHGYHYRYDGWYDAFALAPLSARAAVTNNTAAMTSASSLPPMGSATVPEPCDDGGAVPVSTVSLLPGEHCEAQEWVAAMERDTAVCEVVYLCYSFQPWFPAPYGALEYLALPEDDVCHSVYVCHRCLSPFFTREQYYVHLAGEYCRLRTPPGRLLYHDGDAGYKVFLVDGAKNLHYGRCLSLLGKQLIESKLLLNDVDLYEYVVVTIPRASLPYIPAALASCTSAEEPGVDTSIALSSEGFRRTASDFDAEGWDGDAVMGYFSRLKHYPDHTLSCIVTLPMFQRARVATFLLDVAYWMTRQRQRVCGCGFCGKSGGAISRPFSPHGESLLLSYWRRALLRSLAAVAPSYRRVSRTAQPELRFTLEELRALIDIPIHTDDLKTLLLQSEFAFYQPIAASAVSTRDCGDDDSASPLTSPTSSTRRPRRKHSRAPASLKDSKASGGRQASSSLAGGSAGNGGSSAPCARYTATLVLETTLLEAVAKLPTKAPHSCVTFDKRWLVKDERSAYAYDVPHYHY; translated from the coding sequence ATGGAGGTTGGCCAGCGGTGTCGTCTCCGTATCGCCGACTGCACGTCCACGCAAGCCACGCAAAGCTCGGATGACATCCACAACGACGGGTTCGCTGTAACAGGTATCGTGGTGGGGGTGCGCCCCCACGCCGAGGAGCCTTGGCGGCTCTTGTACTACGTTCACTGCACTCACATCGAATTtggcgcggagctggcgcgacagcggcgcaAGGCGGCTGCACTGTCGTGGAGCGGGACTCCACTGGGCACTGTTGGGAGCGGCACCATACACAGCTGTAATGAGCTGCGTGCCATCAGCGGCAGCTTTATCTCAAGCCACGGCTACCACTACCGCTACGATGGCTGGTATGATGCCTTCGCTCTTGCCCCGCTGtctgcgcgcgctgccgtcacTAACAACACCGCTGCAATGACTTCCGCTAGCTCTTTGCCTCCCATGGGGTCTGCAACGGTGCCGGAGCCGTGCGATGACGGGGGAGCGGTGCCGGTGTCCACTGTCTCGCTATTGCCTGGAGAGCACTGCGAAGCGCAGGAGTGGGTGGCCGCGATGGAGCGTGACACGGCCGTCTGCGAGGTGGTGTACCTATGCTACTCTTTCCAGCCCTGGTTTCCCGCACCCTACGGCGCTCTAGAGTATCTGGCCCTCCCCGAGGACGATGTCTGCCACTCCGTCTACGTGTGCCACCGGTGCCTCTCGCCATTCTTCACGCGGGAGCAGTACTACGTACACCTGGCCGGCGAGTACTGCCGCCTGCGCACACCGCCTGGCCGACTCCTTTACCACGACGGGGACGCCGGGTACAAGGTGTTCCTCGTGGACGGCGCCAAGAACCTTCACTATGGCCGCTGCCTGTCCCTCTTGGGAAAGCAGCTCATCGAGAGCAAACTACTGTTGAATGACGTCGACCTGTACGAGTACGTAGTGGTGACGATACCCCGTGCCTCGCTGCCGTACATACCAGCCGCACTAGCGTCCTGCACGTCTGCCGAAGAGCCCGGGGTGGACACCTCGATTGCACTCTCGAGTGAAGGGTTTCGCCGGACCGCGAGCGACTTCGATGCGGAGGGCTGGGACGGCGACGCAGTGATGGGGTACTTCAGTAGGCTGAAGCACTACCCCGATCACACGCTCTCGTGCATCGTCACGCTGCCTATGTTTCAACGGGCGCGTGTGGCCACGTTCTTGCTGGACGTGGCGTACTGGATgactcggcagcggcagcgtgtgtgcgggtgcggtTTTTGTGGGAAGTCCGGTGGCGCCATCAGTCGGCCTTTCTCACCCCATGGGGAATCACTGCTGCTCTCGTACTGGCGACGCGCCCTGCTGCGGTCGCTAGCTGCGGTCGCACCGTCGTACCGTCGTGTGTCGCGGACCGCACAGCCGGAGCTACGCTTCACCCTGGAGGAGCTCCGCGCGCTGATTGACATACCAATCCACACGGACGACTTGAaaacactgctgctgcagagcgaGTTTGCCTTCTATCAGCCCATTGCCGCCAGTGCCGTGTCGACGCGCGACTGCGGCGATGACGACAGCGCCTCACCACTAACTTCTCCGACCTCTTCAACGAGAAGGCCGCGCCGAAAGCACAGCCGCGCCCCCGCCTCGCTGAAAGACTCCAAGGCGAGCGGCGGCAGACAggcttcctcttccttggcaggaggcagcgctggcaaTGGTGGCAGCTCAGCACCTTGTGCGCGCTACACGGCCACGTTGGTTCTGGAGACCACACTCCTTGAGGCAGTAGCAAAGCTTCCCACAAAGGCGCCGCATTCGTGCGTTACGTTCGACAAGCGCTGGCTCGTGAAGGATGAGCGTAGCGCCTACGCGTACGATGTGCCGCACTACCACTACTGA
- a CDS encoding alpha tubulin, whose product MREAICIHIGQAGCQVGNACWELFCLEHGIQPDGSMPSDKCIGVEDDAFNTFFSETGAGKHVPRSLFLDLEPTVVDEVRTGNVPPAVQPRAAGVWQGGCGEQLRSWSLHDRQGDRGPTSPSPSLPPSVSLAACACVCGGANSISRSTPHIRCPSYFVASLRFLTPHTCRLLCVRVAAHFITPPPTLAPRRQRPPLHTHSFSYCEAVSAQRGEGGREAETHAVAPLFSSSCVSA is encoded by the coding sequence ATGCGTGAGGCTATCTGCATTCACATCGGCCAGGCCGGCTGCCAGGTCGGTAACGCGTGCTGGGAGCTCTTCTGCCTTGAGCACGGCATCCAGCCCGACGGCTCCATGCCCTCTGACAAGTGCATTGGTGTTGAGGATGACGCGTTCAACACCTTCTTCTCGGAGACCGGAGCTGGCAAGCACGttcctcgctccctcttcctgGACCTCGAGCCCACGGTCGTGGACGAGGTGCGCACTGGGAACGTACCGCCAGCTGTTCAACCCCGAGCAGCTGGTGTCTGGCAAGGAGGATGCGGCGAACAACTACGCTCGTGGTCACTACACGATCGGCAAGGAGATCGTGGACCCAccagcccctctccctccctccctccctccgtgTCTCTTGcggcatgtgcgtgcgtctgtggtgGTGCCAATTCCATCTCCCGAAGTACTCCGCACATCCGGTGTCCCTCTTACTTTGTTGCTTCCTTACGATTCTTAACCCCTCACACTTGTAGGctgttgtgcgtgcgtgtggctgCCCACTTCATCACGCCTCCACCAACTCTCGCACCGCGCCGCCAAAGGCCGCCGTTGCACACGCACTCCTTTTCGTATTGTGAGGCGGTCAGTgcacagaggggggagggaggaagagaggcagagacacaTGCTGTCGCACCCTTATTCTCCTCGTCATGCGTTTCGGCCTAG
- a CDS encoding putative protein kinase A regulatory subunit, which produces MSAEDTPVSLFLQACKQEGVKTPNPKLVEFFQSHETFDSILEIDLRNNYAGNRGLLAVLDVIGHLNCFRCLNAMDQKLYNSDLNEEAVKGNTVIDRIVEVFRAHPTANSLKLSNNPISNYAGRKLLSLAQVNSRMCLIEVNDTRIDFELRNKIAKQCEENTRNMWNAEQEVSEKPDGVFGESLAWVPTQVTADLTSLGAGRARRQTVQVAGIDPEAAKNYVAPVYEKSQEDTSMICKLLSHNVLFSFLGSKDILTVAGAMYRVELVKDECVIEFGQAHCDRLYVIQSGEADILKEGQKVFVKREGMAVGELELLYDTPAVATVKVSTETLVAWVLDRETYRNLVMGSCMRRRDTYVSMLAKVPFLQSLDIYERMQVADALTSDEFATGDYIIHYNEEGEWLYIIIEGTVEVIGRDEAGNKTKVCEFHSGDHIGELEFLNNHRTVADVVAVTDVTTAKLNRRHFEMCMGPVMDVLRRDMASTKYEYYQQLLQQQSAVAGRPSKMTRATGKG; this is translated from the coding sequence ATGTCTGCTGAAGACAcccctgtctctctgttCCTGCAGGCGTGCAAGCAGGAGGGCGTCAAGACGCCCAATCCGAAGTTGGTGGAGTTCTTTCAGAGCCATGAAACTTTTGACAGCATCCTTGAGATCGATCTCAGAAACAACTACGCTGGCAACCGCGGtctgctggcggtgctggacgTCATTGGGCATCTGAACTGCTTCCGCTGCCTTAACGCCATGGACCAGAAGCTATACAACTCAGACCTCAATGAGGAGGCTGTCAAGGGCAATACTGTGATTGACCGAATCGTGGAGGTGTTCAGGGCGCACCCCACCGCCAACTCACTCAAACTCAGCAACAACCCCATCTCGAACTACGCGGGGCGCAAGCTGCTCTCCCTGGCACAGGTGAACAGTCGCATGTGCCTCATCGAGGTGAATGACACCCGTATAGACTTTGAGCTGCGCAACAAGATCGCGAAGCAGTGCGAGGAAAACACCCGAAATATGTGGAACGCCGAGCAGGAGGTGAGTGAGAAGCCGGACGGCGTATTTGGCGAGAGCCTGGCGTGGGTGCCGACCCAAGTCACTGCGGACCTGACGTCGCTCGGCGCCGGCCGGGCTCGTCGCCAGACAGTACAGGTCGCGGGCATTGACCCGGAGGCGGCCAAGAACTACGTGGCACCGGTGTATGAAAAGTCGCAGGAGGACACGAGCATGATTTGCAAGCTGCTGAGCCACAACGTGCTCTTCAGCTTCCTCGGGAGTAAGGACATCCTAACAGTGGCGGGCGCGATGTACCGCGTGGAGTTAGTGAAGGACGAGTGCGTCATCGAGTTCGGCCAGGCCCACTGCGACCGGCTCTACGTTATTCAGAGCGGCGAGGCCGATATCCTCAAGGAGGGTCAAAAGGTGTTCGTCAAGAGGGAGGGCATGGCGGTGGGTGAGCTCGAGCTGCTCTACGACACGCCCGCCGTAGCAACGGTAAAGGTATCCACGGAGACACTGGTGGCATGGGTGCTGGACCGCGAAACATACCGCAACCTCGTCATGGGCTCTTGCATGCGCCGCCGGGACACGTATGTGTCGATGCTGGCCAAGGTTCCCTTCTTGCAGAGCCTCGACATATACGAGCGCATGCAGGTCGCAGACGCCCTCACGAGCGACGAGTTCGCCACCGGTGACTACATCATTCACTACAACGAGGAGGGTGAGTGGCTTTACATCATTATCGAGGGCACCGTGGAGGTTATTGGCCGCGATGAGGCCGGTAACAAGACGAAGGTGTGCGAGTTTCACAGCGGTGACCATATTGGCGAGCTCGAGTTCCTCAACAACCACCGGACCGTTGCGGATGTCGTGGCCGTCACGGACGTCACGACGGCGAAGCTCAACCGCCGACACTTTGAGATGTGCATGGGCCCCGTCATGGATGTACTGAGGCGGGATATGGCCTCCACCAAGTACGAGTACTACCAGCAgttgctccagcagcagagtGCGGTGGCGGGGCGGCCCAGTAAAATGACACGTGCGACGGGAAAGGGGTGA
- a CDS encoding alpha tubulin — protein sequence MREAICIHIGQAGCQVGNACWELFCLEHGIQPDGSMPSDKCIGVEDDAFNTFFSETGAGKHVPRSLFLDLEPTVVDEVRTGTYRQLFNPEQLVSGKEDAANNYARGHYTIGKEIVDLALDRIRKLADNCTGLQGFMVFHAVGGGTGSGLGALLLERLSVDYGKKSKLGYTVYPSPQVSTAVVEPYNCVLSTHSLLEHTDVATMLDNEAIYDLTRRSLDIERPSYTNVNRLIGQVVSSLTASLRFDGALNVDLTEFQTNLVPYPRIHFVLTSYAPVVSAEKAYHEQLSVADITNSVFEPAGMLTKCDPRHGKYMSCCLMYRGDVVPKDVNAAIATIKTKRTIQFVDWCPTGFKCGINYQPPTVVPGGDLAKVQRAVCMIANSTAIAEVFARIDHKFDLMYSKRAFVHWYVGEGMEEGEFSEAREDLAALEKDYEEVGAESADDAGEEDVEEY from the coding sequence ATGCGTGAGGCTATCTGCATTCACATCGGCCAGGCCGGCTGCCAGGTCGGTAACGCGTGCTGGGAGCTCTTCTGCCTTGAGCACGGCATCCAGCCCGACGGCTCCATGCCCTCTGACAAGTGCATTGGTGTTGAGGATGACGCGTTCAACACCTTCTTCTCGGAGACCGGAGCTGGCAAGCACGttcctcgctccctcttcctgGACCTCGAGCCCACGGTCGTGGACGAGGTGCGCACTGGGACGTACCGCCAGCTGTTCAACCCCGAGCAGCTGGTGTCTGGCAAGGAGGATGCGGCGAACAACTACGCTCGTGGTCACTACACGATCGGCAAGGAGATCGTGGACCTTGCGCTGGACCGCATTCGCAAGCTGGCGGACAACTGCACTGGCCTTCAGGGCTTTATGGTGTTCCACGctgtcggcggcggcacgggCTCTGGCcttggcgcgctgctgctggagcgcctGTCTGTGGACTACGGCAAGAAGTCCAAGCTTGGCTACACCGTGTACCCGAGCCCGCAGGTGTCGACTGCTGTCGTGGAGCCGTACAACTGCGTGCTGTCGACGCACTCGCTGCTCGAGCACACCGATGTTGCGACGATGCTGGACAACGAGGCCATTTACGATCTCACTCGTCGTTCCCTCGACATCGAGCGCCCGTCGTACACGAACGTGAACCGCCTGATTGGCCAGGTGGTGTCGTCCCTGACGGCGTCTCTGCGCTTCGATGGTGCGCTGAACGTGGACCTGACGGAGTTCCAGACGAACCTTGTGCCGTACCCGCGCATCCACTTCGTGCTGACGAGCTACGCACCGGTGGTGTCTGCGGAGAAGGCGTACCACGAGCAGCTGTCCGTTGCTGACATCACGAACTCGGTCTTTGAGCCGGCTGGCATGCTGACCAAGTGCGATCCTCGCCACGGCAAGTACATGTCGTGCTGCCTCATGTACCGCGGCGATGTCGTGCCGAAGGATGTCAACGCCGCGATTGCGACGATCAAGACCAAGCGCACCATCCAGTTTGTGGACTGGTGCCCGACTGGCTTCAAGTGCGGCATCAACTACCAGCCGCCGACCGTTGTGCCCGGCGGCGACCTGGCGAAGGTGCAGCGTGCCGTGTGCATGATTGCGAACTCGACCGCGATCGCTGAGGTGTTTGCGCGGATCGACCACAAGTTCGACCTGATGTACAGCAAGCGCGCGTTCGTGCACTGGTACGTTGGCGAGGGcatggaggagggcgagtTCTCCGAGGCGCGCGAGGATCTtgctgcgctggagaaggactACGAGGAGGTTGGCGCCGAGTCCGCCGACGACgcgggcgaggaggacgtcgAGGAGTACTAG